The Rhodopirellula halodulae genome includes the window AGGTCGGCGGGCGTCGTTTGATTCGGCTGGGCAATGTTTCCAAGCCCGAAATGCACGTCTATCCCGCGATGGATGCATCAGGGCAACCATCCAAAACCGTGATGGTCATTTGCCCAGGGGGCGGTTTTTCGATTTTGGCGTGGGATTTGGAAGGCACCGAAATTGCCGAGCAATTGGTCGCCGGAGGGGTGACCAGCGTTGTGTTGAAATACCGTGTTCCGACGCGTTCGATGGAACCGAAATGGAAGCCACCGGTGCAGGACATTCAACGGGTGATTGCGTTGGTTCGTGCGGGCGAGGTGACTGGACAGCAGCCTGAAAAGGTGGGCGTGCTGGGTTTCTCAGCGGGTGGACATGCGGCCTGTCGTGCGGCCACGATTTCGGAGCGTCAATACGACGCCGTGGACGACGCGGATCAGTCGATCAAGCTGCCTGATTTTGCTTGTTTGATCTATCCAGCATGGCTCGTCAAAAAAGACGCAACCGATGAACTGGATGGCTTTGAAATCAATGAGCAATCTCCACCCATGTTTTTGGTTCACGGAGAAGACGATCGGTTGACCGTGATGAACTGCGTCACGGTGTTCACGAAATTGCATGAAGCCGGCGTGCCTTCGGCGTTGCATGTGTTCACCGGCAGTGGGCATGGTTTTGGCGGTCGCATGGACGGACGTGCCGATGATCTTTGGCCCGAATTGTGTTTGCGATGGATGCGTGACGAAAGTTTGCTTTCAGGAGATTGAGCGTTGGAACACACCGTTGACGTGCCGCCGATTCAGCCCGAGCAAGAATGGGCGAATGCATGGACGCATGGACTGTCGGCGGCACTTTGGTGTGGTGTTGGTGGTTGGCTGGTCCTGTCTGCATCGCAAGACACGGGATTGGCAATCGCCTGCGGCGTGTACGCCCTGTCAGTCGTCGCGACATTCACGTGCTCGACGCTGTCGCATGTCTTTTTGCAGCAGCCCCTGCTGGACCGATTCCGCGCCTGGGATCAAGCCGCAATTTATCTGATGATCATCGGAACCTACACACCGATCACCTACGGATATGCTCCTGAGGGCTGGCGGATGCCTTTGCTGATCCTCATGTGGACCGCGGCGATCGTCGGGTTTTACAACAAGGCCATCCGAATGCACCGCGTGCATTCGATCAGTGTTGTTTCTTACCTGCTGATGGGCTGGCTTCCCGCGATCCCGCTGATCACCAACGTGCCGCTTGAACTCGCTTGGTCGATGCTGCTCGGCGGAATTGTGTACAGCCTGGGAGTGGTCTTTTTGATGAACGATCGTCGTGCACCGTATCTGCATGCCGTTTGGCACTTGATGGTGCTCACCGCATCGTTGGTTCATGCCATCGGAATCGCCTGGTACGTCGTCCAACCCACAACGTTGACATGATGAAGAAGGCCGAAAGCAACAACGAAGGTTCTGGAACAGCCACCACAGTCAATGAATAGCCATCCGCGGCGATCGAAGTTTCAATTTCATCAAGATATGGCATGATGAAGGTGTTGAAGCTGTACTTGAACCCGGTGGCGTCATCTGTGCCGATGCCCATGTTGGTCCCGGTCAAGACGTATTGACCACCGATTTCGATGAAGGCTCCTTCTCCCGAGTCGCCTCCCACTAAAGTCAGTTCGTCAGGACCGCCGCCGCCCAAAGGATGATCCCAACGATAGATCAGTGACTCGCTGATCGCCCCAGTATCGAGTTCCTCGGTCTGCGTGAAATCAATCGTATCCGATCCAAATTGGGAACCTTGCCCCTGAAGAATCATCGGCCGTCCCAGCATGTCGTAGTAGCCACCACCCAAGACCGCCATCGGCGTGATTCCGTCGCTTGGCGAGATGGGAGCTGAAAGCCGAACCAATTTCAGGTCGCTGAAATGAAGGCTTCCCGCGGGCAGAAACGTGCCGTCATCCTTGGTGAAGTCATTTTGCAGAATCGTCTGAAGGACTGTCGAACTGGATGCGGTGTAGGTGTGACGGGTGCCATCCGCTGCCACGAATGTGGGATCGATCGTGGCGGTATGCGTCGCGGTGATGTAGTGCTGGGGAGTCACCAAAACCGCGCGAGAAACTGCGACGCCCGTCAGCAAGGAGTGATCGAGCCAGAAGTCGGGGTTCAGCGAACCGTCGGCCAAAAAACGATTGTGTCTGGCGGCAGAAAAGTTGGCGAAGGTTGCGGCGTCAGTGGCCTGTGCCACCAGTCCAAACAAGGCAAGCAGCACCAGTCGTTGAGCAATATATCGGCAGAGGATCATTTTTAACCAACCACGGCTCTTACACCTTTGGACCCAACGCGATCAATTCTCAACGCAGGTCGATTGATGATGAGCTCAGTTTGCGTCCGCCGTCAAAGTATCAGAGTCCGTGACTTCGATTGTAATCGGGAAACTGGCCACGCCGCCATCTCGTTCGGCAACCAAGAAGAATGAACGCTTGCCCAACGCAGCCACCGGATCTGCCGTGACAAAAAATTCACGCTCGTTCTCGTTGGGTAGCACCAGTAAACCACTCAGCCCAATGTTGTCGACGTAGACGCCGTGGGCCGCGTTGTGCCCGCTGCCTTCTTTGCCGAACCGAATCTCGGACTGGTCGATGTTGCCTTTGGTGTCTTTGCCTCGTCGTAGAACGATACGTGCCGAAACGGTCTTTCCCCGAGGCACGCGAAGCGTCCAGTCTTCATTGCGGGGAACATCCCGATCGATGGGTTGGATCATGGGAGTGACTCTCGGTTTGTCACCGATGGTCAGACCGTTGATTTTGCCCGCGACACGTTCCACGCGGCGCTGCAGTATCTCCGCCGAGGCTGTGATGGTTCGTTCCAGTGCTTGAGCGGGCTTTGCCAGTCCTTCAGGCACAAAGAGCACGGCTTCGGCGGAGGTTTGATCCGGCTCAATCGTCACGGGAAAGTTTGAATGCCATCCCGGTGGGAGTCCGCCAATGTCAAAGGTCACGGGACCTCGGAACCCATCCAGCCGTTTGACATTGAGATCCAGCTTTCGGCCGGCACCGGCTGGAATCGAAGGGGTGATCTTTCCGATGGAGGCCGTGAACGAGGGAGCCGCCGGGCGGATCTGAAGCTTGTACTGGTAGTCATCCGCGTAATGCCCGCGGGTATCCGACACGCAAACCGTGAACCTTCCATCATGCGGGGCAACAAAGCGAAGCTGACTGCCATTGCCGAGCATTCGTCCAGGATCGTCATCGTTCTCCCAATCAACATGGAAAACTGGTAAACCGTTGGGCTCGGGAGATTCGCCCGGTGACAATTCGCGGACGATGTAGGCGGGTTCGCCCAATGCATGGGTGGTGTGCGTTGTCCCAAAGTAAGTGTGCCGGTTACCCGAACCTGGATACATGTCGAATCCCGAATCGGGACCGCGCGGGTGTCGCCAGGTTCGAGTGACTTCGCCGTTGGAATACAGGTATTGGTTCAGGCCGATCTCTTGCCAATTGAACAAACGAAAATCGCCAGTTTGTTTGCTGTCTTTTCCACGGAATGTGAAGTAGGTGTCTCGGATGGCTTGCAACCGAGTGCGGACCAACGGCAAACCGGCTTCGTCAAGAATGCGAATCTTTGGATCCAAGTCGCCCGCTGTCCGCTGGGCCGCGATCATCCAAACCTCCCCCTCATTCGCCTCGAATTGGTAGCGGTCCTCTTGCTGTTTCGAGTCGATTGATCCTGTGATTTCGGCTCCGCGAGGCACTGAGGCAATTTGGTCGTTGAATTCTAGGTCAACCTCTTTCAAGGAAATGGGATCGCCCAGGTCCAGGTAAACCGAGGAGATCTCCGATCGAGTGACCACCGGACTGGAACGTCTCGTCGTCAGTTTTCTCTGTTCGATATATCCACTCATGAGCGAAGCGGAAACCTGAGTGCCGTCCGGATGGACCACCAAGTCAGTGGCGACGGATTCGAACGGTCGACTCGTGCCCACAACCGTCCAATCCCGAGTCCTCAAGACTTTCACGTTGCCCGACTCGCACAGCAAAACGAGCTGACCTCCGTCGCGAGTGAATGCCATGCGTTGGATGGGCGATTCATCCACAAATCGAGTCTCGATCAATGGATTGATCTCGGCGTTTTCCCTTGAGATGAAACGCCAGACTCGCAACCGATTGTCGGCACTTCCGGCCAAGATGAATTGATTGTCGGGGGTGAAGTCGACGCAAAACACTTCGCCCTCGGGTTGACTGAGCGTGTCCAGGCGGTCACCGGATGCAACCTCCCACACTTTCGCGGTTTCATCGGCACACGCCGAAACCAAGTGTTTGCCATCGGGCGCGAATGCCAAGTCGTAGATCGCACCGTTGTGCCCACTCAGCTCGCGGAGCATTTCGCCAGACTCGGCGTCCCATAAGAGGATGCGATGATCGTATCCCGCCGTCGCAATTCTCTTTCCGTCCGGTGAAAATTCGGCGGCATACAGCACATCGTCGTGCTCGAGTAGCTCCAGCAAACGCTGACCTTGCGCTACCGAATACACGATGGCTTGGCCATAGCCACCGGTCAGTCCCGTTGCGATGACCAATCGTTCGCCTGACGAGTCGAAGCACAACGAATTGATCTTGCCCGTTTCCGTCTCAATGATTCGCGAAAGACCGCTTTCGCGATCGAGCAATTCGATCGACCCAAATTTCGCGTGTGCTTGATAGCGTCCATCCGATGACTGAGCGATTGCGGTGATAGGCAAACGAGCGCTGGACTTCGGTGCGATTTGTGGTGTCTGTAATTCTCGCTTGTTTGGCATTTCGCCATCGGGACCCTTGGCACCATCCTGGATCCATTCCGCCAACACTTCGAGTTCATCGGGCGTCATGCCTTCCATGTCATCCGGTGGCATCACGGGTTCCATGGCACCCGACGCCAGCGAATACAGTCGGCTGCTGGATGCAACACCCGCGGTGATGGCGAGGCCTGAATCGCCGCCGCGAAGCAAAGCTTCGTGCGAATCCATTGCAAACCCACCTTGGGCATCGTCCGCCGAATGACAACCGACGCAGTACTTTTCCAACAGCGGCACGATGTCCGTCGCGTAATCAACCGCATGTGCGGGCACGGTACTCATCACCAGCGTGAACGCCGTCAACGCAATCCAAATTCGATTCATCATCATTTAGTGGTTGTAGGTGAACTCGACGCTGGTCAAAACGCTCCACGCGACATCTTGCATCGCGGTGCTTTGGTCTTCGTACTCGTCCATGACGGCAAACAAGGATTCACGTTCTGACTTGGTTGGCCGCCGTGACAGGGCGCTTAAAAACAGTCTGTCCAAGTACTCTTGGCGAGACCATCCTTCTTTGACCGCCCGCGAAGGCAAACTGGATTCGTCGCTCAATTTTGGGTTCAGCGTTTCGCCATTGGAAAGATGCAGCACTTGAACCATCGAAGGTTCCGCGTCCCGTTCGCACTCGCAAACAATTTCGCGTGGGTTGCGTCCAAACGTCTTCAGGAAATACGAATCCACGGCTGAGTCGTACAGTTCGATCGCTCGTGTGCCGGCTTCGTAAAAGTCCGTTTTTTGCTTGTCGGCGCCCGAGAACGCGATCTCGGTGAACGAAGTGGATGTCCCGAGAACTTGATCGATTGAATCCAGCAGGACCTCCGCCATCAAGCGACGCGGAGCGTAGTGGCTGAGGTATTTCGGATCCGCTTGGTTTTCCGGCAAAGCAACGCTGCTTCGTTGGTATGTTTCGCTTTGCAGAATCGTCCGCATCAACGATTTCAAATCGAACCTAGAGTCGATCAGATGTTCCGCCGATGCTTGCAGCAAGGCTTCGTTGCTGGCCGGATTGCTGAGCCGTAGATCATCGACTTCCTCGACCAACCCACGTCCAAAGTAGTTCGCCCAAACGCGGTTGGTGATCGATCGTGCAAAGTATGGGTTGTCAGGACTGGTCAACCAGTCCGCCAGGACGATCCGTCGGTCCGTGGCGTCGTCGAACGACATCGGGACACCGTCCAAAGGAGTCGGAGGTTGAGGCTTGCCGCGGTTCGGCTGGACCAGCTCGCCCGTGGTCGCCACATACAATTCACGTCGGCCGTCCCCGTTGCGGCTGTCACCGCCCCATCCCTTTGCTCTCACGCGAGAGAACAGATTGGCCATGGCGTAGTACTGGTCATTCGTCCATTTTTCGAGCGGGTGATTGTGGCATTTGGCACAACCAATCGAGAGACCCAAAAATGATTGGCATGCACTTTCCGTCATGTCCTCGGGAGTCTGGTTGACGGCGAAGAAATTGGTTGCGCCGTTGGTGTCGCTGCTGCCCGTGGAAGTCAGGATCTCACGAACCAGTTGGTCCCAGGGTTGATTGACACGGACGCGATCGTGCAACCAGTCGTAGTAGGACTTGACCGCGATGGGACGCAGTTTGTTTCCATTGATCACCAGCACATCCGACCATTTGTAGGTCCAATAATCCGTGAAGGATTCCGAAGCCAACAGTTGGTCGATCAACAAATCGCGGCGTTCGTGTTCCGACCAATCAATGAATTGTTTGCGTTCTTCTTCTGTTGGCAATCGCCCGATGGTGTCGACGGTTGCCCGCCGCAGGAACGTCGCATCGTCGCAGCGGGGGGACGGCGGCAAACGAAGTGTTTGAAGCTGTTGCAGGTTCAGTTCGTCGATGAAGTTGCGACGAGGGGCTTCGGTGAAGCGAATGTCGGTGGCTTCGTTGTCGAACGGGACCGTCATTCGGGCCAGCGTCACTTTGCTCGCGTACCACACCAACACCGCGGCTTGTCCGCTGCCATTGATGGTCACCCGTCCGTCCTGGTCGACTCCCGCAACGGACTCGTCGGTTGCGGAAAACTGAGACCAGTGTGTGACATCACGCGTCGACCCGTCGTCGTAATGGGCCGTGACCAAAATTTGCGAATGATCACCAGGCCTCAGCAACGTCTGCTCAGGAGTCACGCTGATGTGCTGGATCGTCGGATCGTCATCCGACGGTGACGCGGCACCTTGTGCGATCCATTGAGAAAGCACCTCGTAGTCACGTGAATGAACGTCCAATCGCAGTCCACCCTTGTGCGGCAAGGCTCCGGTAGGTTTGGCCAGCAGCAAACTGCGACCCGGATCGGCCAGCTCAATGCGTCGGCCGCGAGCTTCTTGGGTGATAGCAAAATGGTCGGCGGGACTGTCGTAGCCACGCAGCGATAACACGAATCCGCCTTTTCCCGCCAAGGCACCGTGACACGCACCCATGTTGCACCCTTGTTTGGCCAAAACGCTTTGCACGTCGTTGCGAAAGCTCCACGCATGGTCATCGCTCGTGCCGGTGACACGAACCTGCGTGGTCGACGTGCCGTTTTCGTGAGTCGCGGTGATGGTGACGGTTCCATCCGAAACCGAATGGACGGTGTTGCCGACCATCTTGGCGATGGCAGGATCGGAGGAAGTGAACGTGACATCGGCCATTTCACGACCGAAGTGCGTGATGTTGTCGTCGCTGGACGACTGGTCGGAGTCGGCTTTCTGCACCAACGTGAGTTGTTGCAAATCGTCCGTGTGTTGCAAGTGCACGATACGTGGCAACAAGACAACCTGTGTTTCCGTCGAGTCGACCGCGTCTTTCGCGTACGACACCGACACTTGCCCAAACAAGCTTGGACCGATGGCGATGGTGGTCAGCAACAACAGCATGTTGGAAATTCTCATGCGAACAACTCCTTGATCTCACGAACGCCAAAGTCCACCAACGGGAACGGTCGGCCACCGGGGCCGGGCAGTTCCGCATGCAAATCCAAGTCCATGGCTTTGAAGATCGTCGCGATGATTTCGCCGGGGTTGGTGGGCCGGTCCGCGGGGACGCCACCGATGGGGTCCGATTTTCCGATCGCGCGGCCACCCACGACGCCGCCCCCCGCAAACGTGCACGAGAAGCATTGCGGCCAGTGGTCACGACCGCCGGCGGGATTCACTTTGGGTGTGCGTCCAAACTCGGCCAATCCGCAAACCATCGTGTCCTCCAACAACCCTCGCTGATCCAAGTCCGAAATCAACGCCGAGTAGGCTTGGTCATACATCGGTGCGACGATGTTCTTCATGCCTTCGATCGTGGTGAATGGCTTGCTGCCATGGATGTCCCATGTGATTTCGTTGAAGACGGTCAAGAACGTGTTCACTGTTACAAACCGCACGCCGGCTTCGATCAATCGTCGAGCCAACAAACAACATTGGCCAAAACGGTTCATGCCATAACGTTCGCGAACCGTCGTTGGCTCTTGGCTGAGGTCAAACGCCAACCTTGCGTCGGGACTGTTCATCAAACGGTAAGCCGCCTCAAAATTCGCGTCGAACAACTTGGCCGATTCCGTGGACTCGAATCGGTTCATGTGACTTTCAATCGAGTCACGCATGCGACGACGGCGATCGATCCGGACATCCGGAAGCGAGTCCGGTGGCAGCAAGTCAGGGACCTTGAAGTTGGGTTGGCTCGGGTCGGCCATCAAGGCGAATGGGTCGTAAGCTTTGCCCAGAAAGCCACCGGCCTGTCCGTTGGGCAGATTGCCTCCACCGCGTCCCATGGTTTGTGGCAACACAACGTGCGCCGGCAAGTCAGTCCGACGTCCTCGCAAGTATTCCACCACAGCACCCGCGTGCGGGTAGTTCACGCCGCCCGTGAATTGACGACCGGTTTGCAACATCTGCCATCCTGCATCATGCACCGCGGCGGCGGTGTGATAGCAAGAACGAACGATGGAAAATTTGTCAGCGATCTCAGCATGCCGAGGCAGGATCTCGGTCAGCTCAAAATCGCCGCGTGTCGAGATCGTTTGAAACGGCCCGCGAACTTCCGCCGGAGCGTTGGGCTTGGGATCGAACGTATCCATTTGGCTGGGAGCACCCAGATTGAAAATCATGATGCATGATTTCTTGTCCGAGTTTTGTCCGGCGGCACCCGCCGCTTCCGCCGCCAACAACTGCGGCAACCCAAATCCGATCGCTCCCAAGGCTCCCACCTGCAAGAAGTCTCGCCTGGTCGTGCCGTTGCAGGTGTGGGTCTTGGCTCGAGATGTCAAATTCAACATGGCGGGCTCCGGGAAAGCGACCTTCGGTTGGCAGAGAACCAGGTTGTTCACCGCCGAACGTTTGGCTGAACGTCTGGTGGAATGTTGGCCTCGTCATGCTGCGGGTGAGCAACCGAATTCGGCGACTCATCATGCTCGAGTGCGAGACGTGTCAGGTGGGCATTGGCGAGGGGCAGGGGAACGCACCTGTGACCAAGGGGCGTGCCGCGTCCATTGTAACCGACTCGGTGGACGCAAGTTCGCCAATAAGCGGCGATCGGGAGTGTGTGTTTCGACCTCTATCTCCAGCAGGGTATCACTGCGCGATCGTCATTCGTTGCCGAGGCGGAGACACAAATCGGGCAGCAGCCAGATTCATTGACGGCCACGTCACCTCTTCAATTTCTTGACGCGAACGGGTGGTACACCTACCATCCGATTTGCGTTGGCGACCGAAGCGGAACTCATCCATGAACTTGGGCGGAAGGAAACAAGAATGCGATATGCGATGCTGTTGGTCTTGCTCGCGGCGGCCACATTGAATGCCGACGACTGGACCCCTCCCGAGTCGCCTGATCCGCACACGATCCTTCAAGAGGCACATGCCGACGCGCGTAGCAAACGCTACGAGGACGCCCTTGCTAAACATGTCTGGTTCCACGAACACGCGCTCGAAGTGGAGCCTGCGATGTATGGAGTGCGGTTGTCATTTGCATTGGCGTATTGGCACGATCTGGCACAACAATATCCACCCGCTTTGAAAAAGCTGAAGGAAGTTCGGGACGCGGCTCGCTTGGAAGCTTTGGCCGGCAAAAACGTTCACCAATCGTTTCACGACATGGAATCCATCAACGCACAATTGGGGGAACAGACATCAACGATGAAGGTCTTTGAAACCTTGGACAAGGAGAAGCCAAAAGCGGCGGAGAGGGTTTTCTCGTTGGCGGAGTCTTCATTGATCCGAGGTAAGGCTTACAAGTTGATCGGCAAGTACCTTTCTCCAGAAAAAGACTTCGACAGAATTTGCGAGGGCTATCGGGTGGACAAAGAATTGGCCGCAAACCCGCAATTTGGCGAGCGGCACATGGACTATGCCAACGAGTCTTTTGTAAATGATTCGACAACTCTCGTGGCCCTCTTGGTTGTCAACGACCGCAAAGAAGAGGCCGAAAAGATCGCCGCGTCAGCGCGGAAACTTTACGACGACCAGTCGTTTCAAGCTGCGCTCGATCGAGCACTGAAGGGCGTGGTCCCCGACCCTTGGCCGTAACCGTATCGAACTGGACAATTCAGACCATCCCGAACTTCATTTCGGATTTCAACGTCCAGAGATACTGTCGAACGATGAACACACGCTCGTTGGAATTCGCTTCGAAGAGGATCAAACGACAATCGAATCGACCGTCGGAAAAGTGCAAGTGTTGGGAACTCAAATGAAAACGGTGAGCTTACCTAGGGAATAGGACCCAGCCAAAGATTCACCGCCCGCCGGTGTCTTCCAACACGTCGATGAAGGGAAAGCGACAAAGGGGAACGGGAGGCTCGTCTTGCGTCTTTAACTTGTCCACAAGTTTGGGTGCACAGGCGCCTTCTCGCGAATCGATGGGTCTGAGAACCAGCATCGTTGATGCAATGATGGCTACCACTTCTTTACGCCGGAGGCGTTGAGAGCGATTAGCCAGTGGACGAGCGTAGCGAACACCACGGGAATGGAATCGAAAGAGGCGGACTCGACCCCATCCAGGGGCAACAGTTCGTTGGCTAGAGCAACCGTGGGTGTCGCTACACTCAACGCACGGCGAATGGCTAACGATCCCTTCGGGATGCTCCGGGGCATAGCATTTTCCGGCAACTTTTTTCTCGTCCACACCTCATTTCTTTCTCGATGCGAAGATGGGTATGGGAAGGCATCCTCA containing:
- the trhA gene encoding PAQR family membrane homeostasis protein TrhA, which encodes MEHTVDVPPIQPEQEWANAWTHGLSAALWCGVGGWLVLSASQDTGLAIACGVYALSVVATFTCSTLSHVFLQQPLLDRFRAWDQAAIYLMIIGTYTPITYGYAPEGWRMPLLILMWTAAIVGFYNKAIRMHRVHSISVVSYLLMGWLPAIPLITNVPLELAWSMLLGGIVYSLGVVFLMNDRRAPYLHAVWHLMVLTASLVHAIGIAWYVVQPTTLT
- a CDS encoding DUF1553 domain-containing protein, whose amino-acid sequence is MRISNMLLLLTTIAIGPSLFGQVSVSYAKDAVDSTETQVVLLPRIVHLQHTDDLQQLTLVQKADSDQSSSDDNITHFGREMADVTFTSSDPAIAKMVGNTVHSVSDGTVTITATHENGTSTTQVRVTGTSDDHAWSFRNDVQSVLAKQGCNMGACHGALAGKGGFVLSLRGYDSPADHFAITQEARGRRIELADPGRSLLLAKPTGALPHKGGLRLDVHSRDYEVLSQWIAQGAASPSDDDPTIQHISVTPEQTLLRPGDHSQILVTAHYDDGSTRDVTHWSQFSATDESVAGVDQDGRVTINGSGQAAVLVWYASKVTLARMTVPFDNEATDIRFTEAPRRNFIDELNLQQLQTLRLPPSPRCDDATFLRRATVDTIGRLPTEEERKQFIDWSEHERRDLLIDQLLASESFTDYWTYKWSDVLVINGNKLRPIAVKSYYDWLHDRVRVNQPWDQLVREILTSTGSSDTNGATNFFAVNQTPEDMTESACQSFLGLSIGCAKCHNHPLEKWTNDQYYAMANLFSRVRAKGWGGDSRNGDGRRELYVATTGELVQPNRGKPQPPTPLDGVPMSFDDATDRRIVLADWLTSPDNPYFARSITNRVWANYFGRGLVEEVDDLRLSNPASNEALLQASAEHLIDSRFDLKSLMRTILQSETYQRSSVALPENQADPKYLSHYAPRRLMAEVLLDSIDQVLGTSTSFTEIAFSGADKQKTDFYEAGTRAIELYDSAVDSYFLKTFGRNPREIVCECERDAEPSMVQVLHLSNGETLNPKLSDESSLPSRAVKEGWSRQEYLDRLFLSALSRRPTKSERESLFAVMDEYEDQSTAMQDVAWSVLTSVEFTYNH
- a CDS encoding c-type cytochrome domain-containing protein encodes the protein MMMNRIWIALTAFTLVMSTVPAHAVDYATDIVPLLEKYCVGCHSADDAQGGFAMDSHEALLRGGDSGLAITAGVASSSRLYSLASGAMEPVMPPDDMEGMTPDELEVLAEWIQDGAKGPDGEMPNKRELQTPQIAPKSSARLPITAIAQSSDGRYQAHAKFGSIELLDRESGLSRIIETETGKINSLCFDSSGERLVIATGLTGGYGQAIVYSVAQGQRLLELLEHDDVLYAAEFSPDGKRIATAGYDHRILLWDAESGEMLRELSGHNGAIYDLAFAPDGKHLVSACADETAKVWEVASGDRLDTLSQPEGEVFCVDFTPDNQFILAGSADNRLRVWRFISRENAEINPLIETRFVDESPIQRMAFTRDGGQLVLLCESGNVKVLRTRDWTVVGTSRPFESVATDLVVHPDGTQVSASLMSGYIEQRKLTTRRSSPVVTRSEISSVYLDLGDPISLKEVDLEFNDQIASVPRGAEITGSIDSKQQEDRYQFEANEGEVWMIAAQRTAGDLDPKIRILDEAGLPLVRTRLQAIRDTYFTFRGKDSKQTGDFRLFNWQEIGLNQYLYSNGEVTRTWRHPRGPDSGFDMYPGSGNRHTYFGTTHTTHALGEPAYIVRELSPGESPEPNGLPVFHVDWENDDDPGRMLGNGSQLRFVAPHDGRFTVCVSDTRGHYADDYQYKLQIRPAAPSFTASIGKITPSIPAGAGRKLDLNVKRLDGFRGPVTFDIGGLPPGWHSNFPVTIEPDQTSAEAVLFVPEGLAKPAQALERTITASAEILQRRVERVAGKINGLTIGDKPRVTPMIQPIDRDVPRNEDWTLRVPRGKTVSARIVLRRGKDTKGNIDQSEIRFGKEGSGHNAAHGVYVDNIGLSGLLVLPNENEREFFVTADPVAALGKRSFFLVAERDGGVASFPITIEVTDSDTLTADAN
- a CDS encoding PEP-CTERM sorting domain-containing protein — encoded protein: MLLALFGLVAQATDAATFANFSAARHNRFLADGSLNPDFWLDHSLLTGVAVSRAVLVTPQHYITATHTATIDPTFVAADGTRHTYTASSSTVLQTILQNDFTKDDGTFLPAGSLHFSDLKLVRLSAPISPSDGITPMAVLGGGYYDMLGRPMILQGQGSQFGSDTIDFTQTEELDTGAISESLIYRWDHPLGGGGPDELTLVGGDSGEGAFIEIGGQYVLTGTNMGIGTDDATGFKYSFNTFIMPYLDEIETSIAADGYSLTVVAVPEPSLLLSAFFIMSTLWVGRRTRRFRWHEPTMR
- a CDS encoding DUF1501 domain-containing protein; amino-acid sequence: MLNLTSRAKTHTCNGTTRRDFLQVGALGAIGFGLPQLLAAEAAGAAGQNSDKKSCIMIFNLGAPSQMDTFDPKPNAPAEVRGPFQTISTRGDFELTEILPRHAEIADKFSIVRSCYHTAAAVHDAGWQMLQTGRQFTGGVNYPHAGAVVEYLRGRRTDLPAHVVLPQTMGRGGGNLPNGQAGGFLGKAYDPFALMADPSQPNFKVPDLLPPDSLPDVRIDRRRRMRDSIESHMNRFESTESAKLFDANFEAAYRLMNSPDARLAFDLSQEPTTVRERYGMNRFGQCCLLARRLIEAGVRFVTVNTFLTVFNEITWDIHGSKPFTTIEGMKNIVAPMYDQAYSALISDLDQRGLLEDTMVCGLAEFGRTPKVNPAGGRDHWPQCFSCTFAGGGVVGGRAIGKSDPIGGVPADRPTNPGEIIATIFKAMDLDLHAELPGPGGRPFPLVDFGVREIKELFA
- a CDS encoding alpha/beta hydrolase; translated protein: MTNRLAETGAGPLYFSFALSAVLFSGGFGSDGQAEEPDAANAVAKASRVMPVWPSEPPAWDAPNDTERDFTKSSDNKVGGRRLIRLGNVSKPEMHVYPAMDASGQPSKTVMVICPGGGFSILAWDLEGTEIAEQLVAGGVTSVVLKYRVPTRSMEPKWKPPVQDIQRVIALVRAGEVTGQQPEKVGVLGFSAGGHAACRAATISERQYDAVDDADQSIKLPDFACLIYPAWLVKKDATDELDGFEINEQSPPMFLVHGEDDRLTVMNCVTVFTKLHEAGVPSALHVFTGSGHGFGGRMDGRADDLWPELCLRWMRDESLLSGD